The genomic region TTCGAGAATCGTAATGTAGCTCTAGTTATGAAACGTCCGTTTAAATATAATGTTTCATCGAATGCCAAGGTGTATTTAATTCTGATCAAACAGTAATTCAGTAATTCCCCAAATATATAAGGACTGCATCAAAGTACAACCATCATGTATTTACATACCCAGATATGCTCGTTTTATTTCCTCGCTCTCGAGGAGATCTTTCGATGGGCCTGACATAACGACCCTGCCGGATTGGATTACGTAACCCTTATCGGCAATCTCCAAGGCTTCGAGAACACGCTGTTCAACTAATAACACCGTTACTCCGTATCGTCTTATTTCGGTAACAATCTGTAATACCTTTTCGACCAAACTAGGCTGCAAGCCTAAACTCAATTCATCTAAAAGTATTACTTTTGGTGCACTCATGAGCCCTCTTGCAATGGCAAGCATTTGTTGCTCCCCACCGCTCATGGTTTCAGCCTTTTGATTAATTCTTTCCTTTAATATAGGAAACAAAGAATAGACCCATTCTAAACGCTGCTCAATGACTTCTCTACTCTCTTCTTTAAAAGCTCCAAGTTCCAGATTTTCTTTAGCAGAAAGCTTGCCAAAGATCCTTCTGCCCTCAGGGACATAGGTAAGGCCCTTTCTAACCATTACATGAGCGGGAAGTCCAGTTACATCTTCCCCGTAAAATTTTACAAAGCCGCTTTTTGGGCGTAATAAGCCTGAAACAGTACGCAAGGTGGTCGTCTTGCCTGCACCATTTGCTCCAACGATCGCAACTATCTCGCCCTCTTTTACTTCAAATGAAATACCATGAAGCACAGGTACCCCCTCATACCCTGCGTATAGGTCC from Acetomicrobium thermoterrenum DSM 13490 harbors:
- a CDS encoding ABC transporter ATP-binding protein; the encoded protein is MTDFALEVRDLYAGYEGVPVLHGISFEVKEGEIVAIVGANGAGKTTTLRTVSGLLRPKSGFVKFYGEDVTGLPAHVMVRKGLTYVPEGRRIFGKLSAKENLELGAFKEESREVIEQRLEWVYSLFPILKERINQKAETMSGGEQQMLAIARGLMSAPKVILLDELSLGLQPSLVEKVLQIVTEIRRYGVTVLLVEQRVLEALEIADKGYVIQSGRVVMSGPSKDLLESEEIKRAYLGM